The stretch of DNA tggttttatgtcaaactcgatttaatttatcggtgtatgcattcttagaacacgagctattgcagctcattgagaatattgtatTCGAAGCACCTTCACAGCGTGAGAATTGATCCATCATTGTTCCATACACCAGGGGAGGCGCTGAGGTGCCTGGAAGGGGCGCCTCAACGCTCCAATTGCGGCTTGGAACAATCCAGGCCGCAGGGGAGGCTCCTAGGAGCCTCCCGTAGATGCCTAACTGCCTCCTATATGCCTTAGATTTCTCCAGGATCGTGGGAAAGGCGCCTAGGCACCCATAAAGTGGATCTTGATGGCGCTGGTCGAGAAAAATTACGAGTTTTCATATAATATTGTTGTCAAAATGTGTCTTTTGGTCACGATTGCGAGATTTGTGACTTAATTATCAATCAATTAGAATGAATTAACATACTTTGATATAACACAATATCAACATTTGAGATGATCAAACAATAGGAAGATCATTTTGcattcatatcaaatttattcttcttttttcttctaaAAGGAAGTTAGCTTCATTTTTTATTATGTAACTTATTATTTGTGGTGATAGTATCTTAAGTTTTAAGTCGTTGTATCTTAAAAAAGATTTTCATATCACATGAGCATCAAGTGTGCGGCAAATTCGTCTTAAAGACAAATATTTATCTCTTATCTTGACTTCAAATTTGTtaacatatatttattaatCTTATTATCTTACCCACATCAGATTCAATGCAATATTCAGACAACTGCGATATTTAGTTATCGTAATTActatttatttgaataattttctaaaacacaaaatgagaaatttgaaatattcaCTTATCTACGATATTTAGTTATCCTAATTACTATTAATTTGAatgtttttctaaaaaaaatgagaaatttGCAAAGTAttggataaaaaattaaatgctagctttttcaaaacatttatttatgcCGTTATCTTTTATTAAAATAGAAcccaccatattcttgcatgttttgttaacaGAAATATGGCACAAGTTACTTTGTCAGCATATTTCATATGGAAGTAGGAGAAGATGGAGTCCAATGATTTAATCCATTCTTCTGCTACTGCCGGAACGGTGCTTCCTGTAAATTCGGGAGGATTCAGACGTTGCACATCGTGACTTATTAATATTCGGGAGGATTCAGACGTTGCACAGACGTCTGGGCAGTGTGCAttaatatagggacatcatgacaaaaattttataaactGTCACATTGATGCCCCTTATTTGAATTGCTTCATACTATAGGTATATCttatcatattattatttatatatcttATTTACTTATGTCCTTGAAAAGTAGATTCATTATCATGGCTTCTACTCGTGAACTTTTTTTGAAACCGTGTATGAAGTTTTacctaaaaaattaaaaatttaaaaaatctttCAAACTAAATCTTACATGACAATTTGGTTCGAATCTGCAAAGCATGTATAAGTAAAATTTTAAccacataaaaatataaagttGAATATCATCCAGATTCGCCAAAAATCAGAAGTCCATTCTTGAGAAAACCCCACCTCTTATTTATGAAAAATCAATTCGTCATCAATTATGTGAAGTGTGAAAATGATGCCGTAACGTCGCAAAGCTGTGTATGCTAGAAAACGGGGATGGCAAAAAACTCCAAATTGTCAGGTTTTCTCCGTGAGATCCGATATTGATCTAGAAACTAATATCCTTCCGAAAAGATTCCCAACCCGAAGTGATCCCGAACTTTCGGGTCCCAATATTATCGAGTGCATGATCGGGAGAAAAAGAAGCATTCTCGATTCTTATCGAGACAGGGATTGGATAGAAAGGTTATAGAATTAGTACTTTTCTAGCTCCGCTTCATTTAAATCCCTACTTAAATTGTATATAGCTTTGTAGGTTTGTTCTATTTGATTGATGCCTCAATTCTATTATAGTTAGTGGGGGAGACATTTGTCACTATGTTCAATGGACTTGCAAGGTCACTTATGACAAAAACAATGTAGACATGTTATCTTTCTGTGTCTTTTAAGACCACATCTATAATTGATACCCCCATTAGGATCCGGGTAGGAGCGTCCAGGTAAGTCTACCCGACCGGTTGAAGTTTTCAGTTATTAGCCCGGGTCCTCGTAAAGTGGACCGGGTCCTTCTCATCTTTCCTGGTAAGTTTCCCGGTTGCATAACCACTTGGGCAATCTCGAGAATAGCACCATCTCGATAAGTGCACCACACTCGAGTGCAATCATTACAGGCCATCCCATTTGTCAGAACAATTTGGGCttggagtgtccgagaagtcatcagaagctagtaTGGTAAACCGACTTAATAGGTGACGCAGGAATCAAGGTAACTACCCATTCCtcacctataaatagcaggtattaatATCATTAAATGATCCTGAAAAACCTTTGAACTTTAAGCACTCTACGTATTTCTCCTCAAATATTGTTCGAAGTTCATCATCAAAAAAAAAACTTCTGACTTTATCATCGGAGTGGCTACGTCGGaaacccctccggcgcccattcacgagttcttttcattgtttgcaggtgtCATTCAAGCCATTGTCTTCGTTCAAAATTCCCAAAACATTATAAATTGTTGATTTGATCCGATTGGAGCTCCTTACCCGGCTCACCCCTTTCCAGCGGATctcatcattggcgccgtctgtgggaaatatATTGAGTTCGaggcgttgatatggctcgTACCAGGAGAACAAACCAAGATAACTCCCGGGCCCAGGGGGACGGGGGACAATCTTCAAGACAAGTAAATGTTAATAATACCGACCAGAATCTTGTAACCATGACGCGAGaggaattaaaaaaaatgatggcTGATGCAATGGTTCATGCTATGGCCCGGAAAGAAGTTTCCCGACGTGACCCGCCACCAGAGCAAGAACAGGAGCAGGAGCAGGAACAAGAGCAGGAGCAGGGGCGGAAGGAGGAGGAGGAAGGGAGTGAAGAGAGTGTAGATTATAGTGCCGGGTCAAGGGCTCCGACTACAGCAGAGGAGTTGAAAGATTTAAAGCAAAAAATGAAGGTCCTAGAGGGACAGATGGAGGGTCGCAGCTCTGCCCGGGTCGCGGCAAAGGGATGTCCATTTGCTGATATCATTGTTCAGGAACCTCTTCCTGGGAACTTCAAGTCTGCCAAAATAAAAGATTATGATGGCAACGCGGACCCGGAAGAGCATCTAGCCAGGTTCGAGAATATGGCCATGTTACACTGCTACACGGATAGAATCAAATGCAAGGTGTTCTTGACAACTCTGGTGGATTCTGCTCAGAGATGGTTTGAGGGTTTGACCCCTCAAAGCGTTCAGTCGTTCCGAGATTTCCAGAAGGTATTCTTACACCATTTTAGTAGTAGTAAGAAGTACAAAAAGACCGCCTTCAGTCTTTTTGAGGTAAAGCAGAGCCCTGAGGAGAATTTGCGGGCTTACATCAGAAGATTCAATAGAGTGGCTCTAGACGTCCCGTCTTGTGCCACCGAAACCAAGACTACTGCCTTCACCCAGGGTTTGAGAGAGGGTGAATTCTTCAAATCACTAACCAAAAAGGTGCCCGGGGATTTTGAGGACCTGTTGTCCCGGGCAGAGAAGTACATAAATATGGAGGAAGCCCAGAAACAAAAGAGAGAAGCGGTGAGGAAAGAAAGAGGAGACCGGGTATCTAAACCCGAGGAGAGGGGACAAAAGAGGGGCAATTCAGGGCATTTCTCTCATCATGTGCCTCTGAAGATCGCCCGAGAGAGGGAGGTGCAAGAATGTAGTAGGGATTTGGCCCCGGATCATCAACTGACTCGGCCAGAGAAAAAGGGATTTTGTGCTCTTCACAAATTGGGATACCATAATACTGAGGATTGCAAAGTTCTGAAGGGAAATTATGGTGCGCCTTCTCTCCCAAAGCCTATTATCCATACACCAATGTCTATGGTGCCGCCATGGACGTCCCGGCAGCCCGGATCTAGTTCTCGGGGAGGGGGTGTGAGAAGCAATCCTAGAATCGAAGCTGGAAGAAGAAGGGGGCCTGAACCCGAGCAAAGAAAGAAGTCACCCCCGGTTGTAGGAACGATTAAGATGATATCTGGAGGCTCTACTGATGGAGACTCCAATCGGGCGAGGAAGTCAAGGAGTAGGAGAGAATGTTTGGAGGTGGAAGGATTGAGGAAGATTGAGGCAATCATCAGTTTCGGCCCGGAGGACCTGAGAGGGGTGAATCTACCCCACAACGATGCCTTGGTGATCCAAGCCCGAGTGGCGAATTATGACATTCTGCGGGTTTTCGTGGATTCAGGCAGTTCTGTGAATGTAATTTTCAAGGATGCTTTTGAGCAGATGGATTTACAGGGCTATCACCTGGAAACAGTGGAAACTGCTCTTTTCGGCTTCGCCGGGCACGTGGTTTATCCAGAAGGGGAGATTGTTTTACCTTTAACCCTGGGCTCTCACGATCTCAAGAAGACAGTGATGACTTCTTTTACTCTGGTGGACTCCCCATCATCGTATAACATCATCCTTGGGAGGCCGGCCATGAATGAGTTAAGGGCTGTAGCGTCTACCTACcactagaaaataaaatttcctatGGGAGCAAGGGTAGGAGAAGTCCGGGGAGATCAACCCTCTTCTCGAAAGTGTTATGTGGAAGCGGTCCGGGCGGATAAAAACAGATCTAAGAAGGAGGGGAAGAGGGCTAAGATAGGTGAGACAGGAGGAAGGATAGTGGAGAAAGGGGAGATACACTTTGTGGccgaggaagagcaggaggcggTGGAGATTGGGCCAGGACAGCAAATCCAGGTGGCTCGGGATCTCAGCATGACCACCCGGGTgagtttaattaaatgtttaaaaactaacattCATGTGTTTGCCTGGTCCCAGCAGGAGCTTATGGGGATTTCTCCCTTTATATCGGAGCATCATTTAAACATCCTCCCGGGGTCTCACCCCGTAAAGCAGAAAAAGAGGCACTTTGGTCCTGAAAAGGACAAAGTCATATCAGAGCAAGTAAAGGAGCTCCTGAAGGCGGGGCATATTCGGGAAATTCAATTCCCTACCTGGCTTTCCAACGTGGTTTTAGTACCTAAATCCACTGGCAAATGGCGCATGTGCGTAGACTTCCGTGATCTAAACAAAGCATGCCCCAAAGATCATTATCCGCTGCCCCGGATTGACCAGCTGGTAGATTCCACCTCGGGTTATGAGCTGCTGAGCTTTATGGATGCATACCAGGGGTATCATCAGATCCCCTTGGCCAAAAAAGATCAAGATAAAGCTAGCTTCGTCACctcgggaggtacattttgttataTTGTAATGCCTTTCGGGTTGAAGAATGCAGGGGCTACCTATCAGCGTCTTATGGACAAAGTATTCGAGAAGCAGCTGGGGCGGAACGTGGAagtctatgtggatgatatctTAAGCAAGACCCGGGAAGTCACTACTTTTATTGATGATCTACAGGAAACTTTTGCCACCCTCATGCAACATGGGATCAAGCTTAACCCGGCCAAATGCATTTTTGGCGTAAAAAGTGGCAAATTTTTGGGATTCATGGTTACAGATCGGGGAATTGAGGTAAATCCGGAGAAGGTGAAGTCTATCTTATGTATGCCCTCTCCCCAGTCTGTAAAAGAGGTGCAAAAGTTGACGGGAAGGATTGCTTCCCTTTCTCGATTCATATCCCGTTCAGCACACAgaagttatcctttctttcaagtCTTGAGAAAGGCCCAACACTTCGGATGGAACGATAAATGCGAACAAGCCTTCCAGGATTTGAAAGCCCACCTTGCAGAACTCCTGGTATTATTTAAACCCGAGCCCGGGGAGCGATTATTCTTGTATTTATCCTCTACAGAGCATGCTGTCAGTTCGGTGTTAATCAAAGAAGAAGGCTCTGATCAGAAGCCTGTCTATTATGTTAGCCACGCTCTAAGAGGGCCCGAGCTCCGGTATACCGAGGTAGAAAAGATTGCATTGGCTTTGATCGTGACTGCTCGGAAGCTAAGACCTTACTTCTTATCGCATAAAATAGTGGTTCTTACCAACAGCCCTCTTGGTAGAATCATGACTCATGCTGAGGTATCCGGGCGAATGATTAAGTGGACGGTGGAATTGGGGGAGTACGATATCGAGTACAAACCACGAATGGCTATCAAAGCACAAGCTTTATCAGACTTTTTATCTGAGATGGTCCAGCCCAGTAGAGAGGAAGTGTGGAGAGTCTTTGTGGATGGGGCGTCTAGCCTTGCGGGATGTGGAGTAGGAGTCGTAATGATATCCCCCCGGGATAAAAAATCAAATTGGCAATAAGGATTGATTCCCGAGTAACTAATAATGAGGCCGAGTATGAGGCTGTGCTAGCTGGAATACGAGCTGCTCGGGAAGTGGGGGCTTCCCGGATAATTATATATTCCGATTCACAACTTATAACACAACAGATAAAGGGTGAGTATGAAGCTAAAGATGATAGGATGCTGAAATATCTACAGCTTATCAGAGCTCGAGCAGAAGGCTTTTCGGATTGGAGTATTGAACAAATCCCCCGAGAAGAAAACGACGAAGCAGATATTCTAGCAAAAATGGCAGCATCCCTAAGTGAAGTAAGCACCCGGGAGGTATTGCATGTTTCCCGCTTGATCCTCTCGACTGACGAGGAAGGGATACCCGAGCCCGAAAACTCCTGGATGACGCCCTTAATCAGATTTATTGAAAAAGGTGTACTACCCGAGGACAGAGGGCAAGCTCGGAAAATTAAGAGACAAGCTCCTAGGGTTGTTCTCTTAAACGCAATCTTGTATAAAAGATCATTTCAGGGGCCTCTTTTAAAATGCTTGCCTAAAAAGGAGGTAGATTATGTACTACGGGAAATTCATGAAGGATGTTGCGCGGAGCACCTCGGAGGAATGTCTCTAGCCCGAAAAACCATGCTCGCAGGATTTTGGTGGCCAACCCTGGGTCAAGGCACAGCTCGGGTGGTTCAAACCTGCGAAGGCTGTCAGCATCATGCAAATTTCAAACACAGCCCGGCTGCTCTTATGAAGCCTATTTGGGCATCCTGCCCTTTTGATCAATGGGGCATGGACATTGTAGGTCCTTTCCCGCTTGCCCGAGCTCAGAAGAAATTCTTATTAGTAGCAGTCGATTATTTTTCCAAATGGGTGGAAGCTAAACCTTTGGCCAGAATTACTGAAACGGAGGTATTGAAATTCTTGTGGAAAAATATTGTATGCCGATTTGGAGTGCTCCGgagattaatctcagataatGGCAGACAATTCCAAGGCAAAGGAATTGTTTCTTGGTGCCAAGAAATGAAGATCACTCAATCCTTCACCTCTGTGGCTTATCCTCAGGCAAATGGTCagacagaagttgtcaataggatcATTGTACAGGCGTTGAAGACGAGACTTCAGGGTAAGGGGAAGGATTGGGTTGAAGAATTACCCAGTGTTCTTTGGGCCTACAGAACTACTCCGCGGGTACCGACTCAGGAAACCCCTTTCAGCCTCGTATACGGCTCGGAAGCAGTTCTCCCAGTTGAGATTGGCGAGACTTCTCCtcgggtagaatcttacccaCGTGATAATAATGAAAGCAGAGCCAGGGAGTTGGATTTAGTCGAGGAAAAAAGAGACCGGGCATTTATCCGCATGGAAGCATACAGAAGTCGAGTGATGAAATCTTACAATAAGAAGGTCCGAATTCGAGATTTTCAAATTGGAGATTTAGTCATGAAAAAGGCCAATCCAGCGGGAGAAGTGGGAAAATTAGAGGCAAAATGGGAAGGGCCTTACAAAATCACTCGGAGAGTCAGCTCCGGATCTTTTTATCTAGAGGATGCACAAGGACGCCCTCTCAAAAGACCctggaatgtatttaatttaaagcaATATTATACTTGACAGATGTAATCTATTTGCCAAAAGATGAAAATGAAAGATTTGTTTTTCTCAGAAATGTTGTATTCTCATCTCTCACATTCCGGGAAGAAacaaaagcccagggcactacaccctggctcggggccacacacctcgaccattcccaagtcccgggacatgctccctgGCCCAAGGCTCCAcaccttggttctaaaaagcccagggcactacaccctggctcggggccacacacctcgaccattcccaagtcccgggacatgctccccggtccaaggctccgcaccttggttctaaaaagcccagggcactacaccctggctcggggccacacacctcgaccattcccaagtcccgggacatgctccccggcccaaggctccgcaccttggttctaaaaagcccagggcactacaccctggctcggggccacacacctcgaccattcccatgtcccgggacatgctccccggcctaATGATCTgcaccttggttctaaaaagcccaAGGATTCACACCCGGGCTCAAAACTCCGTATTTGGCAAGGTTCGCTTTCTTTACTTTCCTATCgaatataaaatatttggtTCGCTAGAAATTAAGATATTGCACAAGGAAAAATAATTCTTGTGACCAGAGCCCGAGGGCAAGAATCACACGAGGAGATATGGaaac from Primulina eburnea isolate SZY01 chromosome 6, ASM2296580v1, whole genome shotgun sequence encodes:
- the LOC140835307 gene encoding uncharacterized protein: MADAMVHAMARKEVSRRDPPPEQEQEQEQEQEQEQGRKEEEEGSEESVDYSAGSRAPTTAEELKDLKQKMKVLEGQMEGRSSARVAAKGCPFADIIVQEPLPGNFKSAKIKDYDGNADPEEHLARFENMAMLHCYTDRIKCKVFLTTLVDSAQRWFEGLTPQSVQSFRDFQKVFLHHFSSSKKYKKTAFSLFEVKQSPEENLRAYIRRFNRVALDVPSCATETKTTAFTQGLREGEFFKSLTKKVPGDFEDLLSRAEKYINMEEAQKQKREAVRKERGDRVSKPEERGQKRGNSGHFSHHVPLKIAREREVQECSRDLAPDHQLTRPEKKGFCALHKLGYHNTEDCKVLKGNYGAPSLPKPIIHTPMSMVPPWTSRQPGSSSRGGGVRSNPRIEAGRRRGPEPEQRKKSPPVVGTIKMISGGSTDGDSNRARKSRSRRECLEVEGLRKIEAIISFGPEDLRGVNLPHNDALVIQARVANYDILRVFVDSGSSVNVIFKDAFEQMDLQGYHLETVETALFGFAGHVVYPEGEIVLPLTLGSHDLKKTVMTSFTLVDSPSSYNIILGRPAMNELRAVASTYH